The proteins below are encoded in one region of Bacillota bacterium:
- the rplC gene encoding 50S ribosomal protein L3: MKKGIIGKKVGMTQIFDESGKVIPVTVIEAGPCVVVQKKTAETDGYAAIQLGFSDLAENKVIKPQKGHFEKNNLSVKKYLKEFAFDEDKNVGDIVAADAFEIGETVDVTGVSKGKGYQGTVKRFGQSRGRETHGGGPVHRHAGSMGANTDPSRVMPGKRLPGQMGNEQVTIQNLDVVKVDAEKNLLVLKGAVPGPKGGLLFIKTSVKA, encoded by the coding sequence ATGAAAAAGGGCATTATCGGAAAAAAAGTCGGCATGACACAGATTTTCGATGAATCAGGCAAGGTTATCCCGGTTACCGTTATTGAAGCGGGTCCATGCGTTGTTGTTCAGAAGAAAACTGCTGAAACTGACGGGTATGCCGCAATTCAGCTCGGTTTTAGTGACCTTGCTGAAAATAAGGTTATCAAGCCGCAGAAGGGACATTTTGAGAAGAACAATCTTTCAGTCAAAAAGTACCTTAAAGAGTTTGCGTTTGACGAGGACAAAAATGTTGGAGACATAGTTGCTGCTGATGCTTTTGAAATTGGTGAAACTGTTGATGTCACCGGAGTTTCAAAAGGTAAGGGCTATCAGGGTACTGTCAAGAGATTCGGTCAGAGCCGCGGCAGAGAGACACATGGTGGCGGTCCTGTTCACAGACATGCAGGTTCCATGGGCGCAAACACAGACCCGTCAAGGGTTATGCCTGGTAAAAGGCTTCCTGGACAGATGGGAAATGAGCAGGTAACTATTCAGAACCTCGACGTTGTCAAGGTTGACGCTGAGAAAAACCTGCTGGTTTTAAAAGGTGCTGTACCCGGCCCTAAAGGCGGACTGCTCTTTATAAAGACGTCCGTCAAAGCGTAA
- the rpsJ gene encoding 30S ribosomal protein S10: MASNEKIRIRLKSYDHNLIDQSAERIIEIAKKNGAKVSGPVPLPTKKEVVTILRAVHKYKDSREQFETRTHKRLIDIIKPSAKCVEALMNFDIPAGVDIEIKL, encoded by the coding sequence ATGGCAAGCAATGAAAAAATAAGAATCAGACTTAAATCTTACGATCATAATTTAATTGATCAGTCTGCCGAGCGTATTATCGAAATAGCAAAGAAAAACGGAGCAAAGGTTTCAGGACCGGTTCCGCTGCCTACTAAAAAAGAGGTAGTAACAATTTTACGCGCTGTGCATAAATATAAAGACAGCCGCGAACAGTTTGAAACAAGAACACATAAAAGGCTAATTGATATTATAAAACCGTCTGCAAAATGTGTTGAGGCACTTATGAATTTTGACATTCCCGCAGGCGTTGACATCGAAATAAAGCTTTAA
- the rplD gene encoding 50S ribosomal protein L4, producing MAINVKVLDMTGKEVGTMDLNEAVFGAPINKIVLHQAVKAYLANQRQGTQSALTRAEVRGGGAKPWKQKGTGRARQGSIRAPQWIHGGIVFAPKPRSYRILMTKKTKRLAIVSALSAKVADGNLIVLDNISLEDIKTKKIVSMLKALEANKALIMSGDIDHNLVLSARNLQNVSTTTAKLFSVYDILKYEKLILTKDAVAHLEEVYA from the coding sequence ATGGCTATAAACGTTAAAGTACTTGATATGACCGGCAAAGAAGTCGGGACGATGGATTTAAATGAAGCAGTATTCGGTGCTCCAATCAACAAAATCGTGTTGCATCAAGCTGTAAAGGCTTATCTCGCTAATCAGAGACAAGGCACACAATCCGCTCTTACACGCGCTGAAGTACGCGGAGGCGGAGCAAAACCCTGGAAGCAGAAGGGTACAGGTCGTGCAAGACAAGGTTCCATTCGTGCACCACAGTGGATACATGGCGGTATTGTGTTTGCTCCAAAGCCGCGTTCCTACAGGATTCTGATGACAAAGAAAACAAAACGTCTTGCTATTGTTTCAGCTCTATCAGCTAAAGTTGCAGATGGCAATCTGATTGTTCTAGATAATATTAGTTTAGAAGATATAAAAACAAAGAAAATAGTCAGTATGTTAAAGGCACTTGAAGCCAATAAAGCGCTTATAATGTCAGGAGATATTGATCATAACTTAGTTTTATCTGCTAGAAACCTGCAGAATGTTTCAACCACAACCGCAAAGTTATTCAGCGTTTACGACATTCTTAAGTATGAGAAGCTGATTCTCACTAAGGATGCAGTTGCGCATCTTGAGGAGGTGTATGCGTAA
- the rplW gene encoding 50S ribosomal protein L23, producing MKTAYDVIRKPVISEKSMDGARNKIYTFEVATDATKTEIKYAIEEIFKVKVDTVNVMNIKGKIKRMGVHVGPRPDRRKAIVKLSEQSKPIEFFEGMM from the coding sequence ATGAAAACCGCATATGACGTCATCAGAAAGCCCGTTATCAGCGAAAAAAGCATGGATGGGGCTAGAAATAAGATATACACTTTTGAGGTTGCCACTGATGCAACAAAAACGGAAATCAAATATGCTATTGAAGAAATCTTCAAAGTGAAAGTTGACACTGTTAACGTTATGAACATCAAGGGCAAAATCAAAAGAATGGGTGTCCATGTAGGCCCCAGACCCGACAGAAGAAAAGCTATAGTAAAATTATCTGAGCAATCCAAACCCATCGAGTTCTTCGAGGGTATGATGTAA